A genomic stretch from Lathyrus oleraceus cultivar Zhongwan6 chromosome 2, CAAS_Psat_ZW6_1.0, whole genome shotgun sequence includes:
- the LOC127118078 gene encoding uncharacterized protein LOC127118078 isoform X3 has protein sequence MNVKPVIFLCFLYVLLLIASEATEPSKDEKQADKTEVAETKVGIDGWEGRPLRGPGGGPGGGGPGGGGPGGGGPGGGGPGGGGPGGGRGGGGPHGGPGGDGPGGGGPGRGPPGGGGPGRGPPGGGGPRRGPGGPGGGGGGRHGGGVDKTEESKPKVGGSGQGGGGSHGGGSGHGGGGGGGGGHGGGKKGGGVGSP, from the exons ATGAATGTCAAGCCTGTTATCTTCTTGTGCTTCCTCTATGTACTACTTCTTATCGCTTCTGAAGCAACTGAACCGTCCAAAGATGAAAAACAAG CAGATAAAACAGAAGTAGCTGAAACAAAGGTTGGGATAGACGGCTGGGAAGGAAGACCTCTCAGAGGACCAGGTGGCG GACCAGGCGGAGGGGGACCAGGTGGCGGAGGACCAGGCGGAGGAGGACCAGGTGGCGGTGGTCCAGGTGGAGGAGGACCAGGTGGCGGTCGAGGAGGTGGTGGGCCTCACGGAGGACCCGGTGGCGACGGACCAGGCGGTGGAGGGCCAGGAAGAGGACCCCCAGGCGGTGGAGGGCCAGGAAGAGGACCCCCAGGAGGAGGAGGACCACGCAGAGGTCCAGGCGGCCCTGGCGGTGGAGGAGGTGGACGACACGGTGGTGGAG TGGATAAAACTGAAGAATCCAAACCCAAGGTTGGTGGAAGTGGACAAGGTGGAGGAGGATCACATGGTGGTGGAAGTGGACACGgtggaggaggaggaggaggTGGAGGACACGGAGGAGGCAAAAAAGGAGGGGGTGTGGGAAGTCCGTGA
- the LOC127118078 gene encoding uncharacterized protein LOC127118078 isoform X2 produces the protein MNVKPVIFLCFLYVLLLIASEATEPSKDEKQDKTEVAETKVGIDGWEGRPLRGPGGGGPGGGGPGGGGPGGGGPGGGGPGGGGPGGGRGGGGPHGGPGGDGPGGGGPGRGPPGGGGPGRGPPGGGGPRRGPGGPGGGGGGRHGGGVDKTEESKPKVGGSGQGGGGSHGGGSGHGGGGGGGGGHGGGKKGGGVGSP, from the exons ATGAATGTCAAGCCTGTTATCTTCTTGTGCTTCCTCTATGTACTACTTCTTATCGCTTCTGAAGCAACTGAACCGTCCAAAGATGAAAAACAAG ATAAAACAGAAGTAGCTGAAACAAAGGTTGGGATAGACGGCTGGGAAGGAAGACCTCTCAGAGGACCAG GTGGTGGAGGACCAGGCGGAGGGGGACCAGGTGGCGGAGGACCAGGCGGAGGAGGACCAGGTGGCGGTGGTCCAGGTGGAGGAGGACCAGGTGGCGGTCGAGGAGGTGGTGGGCCTCACGGAGGACCCGGTGGCGACGGACCAGGCGGTGGAGGGCCAGGAAGAGGACCCCCAGGCGGTGGAGGGCCAGGAAGAGGACCCCCAGGAGGAGGAGGACCACGCAGAGGTCCAGGCGGCCCTGGCGGTGGAGGAGGTGGACGACACGGTGGTGGAG TGGATAAAACTGAAGAATCCAAACCCAAGGTTGGTGGAAGTGGACAAGGTGGAGGAGGATCACATGGTGGTGGAAGTGGACACGgtggaggaggaggaggaggTGGAGGACACGGAGGAGGCAAAAAAGGAGGGGGTGTGGGAAGTCCGTGA
- the LOC127118078 gene encoding uncharacterized protein LOC127118078 isoform X4 — protein sequence MNVKPVIFLCFLYVLLLIASEATEPSKDEKQDKTEVAETKVGIDGWEGRPLRGPGGGPGGGGPGGGGPGGGGPGGGGPGGGGPGGGRGGGGPHGGPGGDGPGGGGPGRGPPGGGGPGRGPPGGGGPRRGPGGPGGGGGGRHGGGVDKTEESKPKVGGSGQGGGGSHGGGSGHGGGGGGGGGHGGGKKGGGVGSP from the exons ATGAATGTCAAGCCTGTTATCTTCTTGTGCTTCCTCTATGTACTACTTCTTATCGCTTCTGAAGCAACTGAACCGTCCAAAGATGAAAAACAAG ATAAAACAGAAGTAGCTGAAACAAAGGTTGGGATAGACGGCTGGGAAGGAAGACCTCTCAGAGGACCAGGTGGCG GACCAGGCGGAGGGGGACCAGGTGGCGGAGGACCAGGCGGAGGAGGACCAGGTGGCGGTGGTCCAGGTGGAGGAGGACCAGGTGGCGGTCGAGGAGGTGGTGGGCCTCACGGAGGACCCGGTGGCGACGGACCAGGCGGTGGAGGGCCAGGAAGAGGACCCCCAGGCGGTGGAGGGCCAGGAAGAGGACCCCCAGGAGGAGGAGGACCACGCAGAGGTCCAGGCGGCCCTGGCGGTGGAGGAGGTGGACGACACGGTGGTGGAG TGGATAAAACTGAAGAATCCAAACCCAAGGTTGGTGGAAGTGGACAAGGTGGAGGAGGATCACATGGTGGTGGAAGTGGACACGgtggaggaggaggaggaggTGGAGGACACGGAGGAGGCAAAAAAGGAGGGGGTGTGGGAAGTCCGTGA
- the LOC127118078 gene encoding uncharacterized protein LOC127118078 isoform X1 has protein sequence MNVKPVIFLCFLYVLLLIASEATEPSKDEKQADKTEVAETKVGIDGWEGRPLRGPGGGGPGGGGPGGGGPGGGGPGGGGPGGGGPGGGRGGGGPHGGPGGDGPGGGGPGRGPPGGGGPGRGPPGGGGPRRGPGGPGGGGGGRHGGGVDKTEESKPKVGGSGQGGGGSHGGGSGHGGGGGGGGGHGGGKKGGGVGSP, from the exons ATGAATGTCAAGCCTGTTATCTTCTTGTGCTTCCTCTATGTACTACTTCTTATCGCTTCTGAAGCAACTGAACCGTCCAAAGATGAAAAACAAG CAGATAAAACAGAAGTAGCTGAAACAAAGGTTGGGATAGACGGCTGGGAAGGAAGACCTCTCAGAGGACCAG GTGGTGGAGGACCAGGCGGAGGGGGACCAGGTGGCGGAGGACCAGGCGGAGGAGGACCAGGTGGCGGTGGTCCAGGTGGAGGAGGACCAGGTGGCGGTCGAGGAGGTGGTGGGCCTCACGGAGGACCCGGTGGCGACGGACCAGGCGGTGGAGGGCCAGGAAGAGGACCCCCAGGCGGTGGAGGGCCAGGAAGAGGACCCCCAGGAGGAGGAGGACCACGCAGAGGTCCAGGCGGCCCTGGCGGTGGAGGAGGTGGACGACACGGTGGTGGAG TGGATAAAACTGAAGAATCCAAACCCAAGGTTGGTGGAAGTGGACAAGGTGGAGGAGGATCACATGGTGGTGGAAGTGGACACGgtggaggaggaggaggaggTGGAGGACACGGAGGAGGCAAAAAAGGAGGGGGTGTGGGAAGTCCGTGA